A genome region from Syntrophobacterales bacterium includes the following:
- a CDS encoding glutamate dehydrogenase — EEEVYKRLDQKMTTAYHSVLDTSKKYKVNMRQAAYVVAVERVVEAMKVRGWV, encoded by the coding sequence AGGAGGAAGAGGTATATAAACGCCTCGACCAGAAGATGACGACCGCCTATCACTCGGTGCTCGACACCTCGAAAAAGTACAAGGTCAACATGCGGCAGGCGGCTTATGTTGTCGCCGTCGAACGGGTCGTGGAGGCAATGAAGGTTCGCGGCTGGGTATAA